The Kosakonia sacchari SP1 genome includes a window with the following:
- the flgD gene encoding flagellar hook assembly protein FlgD: MSIAVRVDDPTNNGVSSTSNNTSTTGTNSASDLQGSFLTLLVAQLKNQDPTNPLQNNELTTQLAQISTVSGIEKLNTTLGSISGQIDNSQSLQAASLIGHGVMIPGQTILVGKETSTPFGVELTQAADKVTATVTSKDGTVVRTIDIGSLTAGVHTFSWDGKMTDGTAAPDGSYKVSIAASSGATQLVAQPLQFALVQGVTRGSNGSTLDLGTYGTTTLDEVRQII, translated from the coding sequence ATGTCTATCGCCGTAAGAGTGGATGACCCGACAAATAACGGTGTCTCCTCAACCAGTAACAACACCAGCACAACCGGGACAAACAGTGCATCCGACCTGCAAGGCAGCTTTTTGACGCTGCTGGTCGCGCAACTGAAAAACCAGGACCCGACTAACCCGCTGCAGAACAACGAACTGACCACTCAGTTGGCGCAAATCAGCACCGTGAGCGGGATTGAAAAACTGAACACCACCCTCGGTTCGATTTCCGGACAGATCGACAACAGCCAGTCACTGCAGGCAGCAAGCCTGATTGGGCATGGCGTGATGATCCCGGGACAGACCATTCTGGTGGGTAAAGAAACTTCAACGCCGTTTGGCGTGGAACTAACGCAAGCCGCCGATAAAGTGACCGCTACCGTGACCAGCAAAGACGGTACCGTGGTGCGCACTATCGATATTGGCTCGCTGACTGCCGGTGTCCACACCTTCAGTTGGGACGGCAAGATGACGGATGGAACAGCGGCACCCGATGGCTCTTATAAAGTCTCTATCGCCGCCAGCTCTGGCGCAACACAGCTGGTTGCCCAGCCGCTGCAGTTTGCACTGGTGCAAGGTGTTACCCGCGGCAGCAACGGTAGCACACTGGATTTAGGTACTTACGGTACCACCACACTCGACGAAGTACGGCAGATTATCTAA